One window of Paenibacillus albicereus genomic DNA carries:
- a CDS encoding ABC transporter ATP-binding protein has translation MAIQHPSAATSPVPAAELRGVARRFGGKEALSGLSLVVPRGILLGLLGPSGSGKTTLVKLLTGLDRADEGEAFVLGERMPRLSVLGRVGYMAQSDALYGELTARDNLVFFGGLYGLSGKRLQERMEAVMSLVDLQAHLRKPVAAYSGGMKRRLSLAISLLHEPELLLLDEPTVGIDPVLRQSIWRELLRLRERGMTILLTTHVMDEAERCDSLAFIREGRMTASGTPAELMQRSGAQTIEQAFIVLGGGATA, from the coding sequence ATGGCGATCCAACATCCTTCAGCCGCGACGTCACCCGTGCCGGCCGCCGAGCTGCGCGGCGTCGCGCGCCGCTTCGGGGGCAAGGAGGCGCTGAGCGGCCTCAGCCTCGTCGTCCCGCGCGGCATCCTGCTCGGGCTGCTCGGCCCGTCCGGCTCCGGCAAGACGACGCTCGTCAAGCTGCTGACCGGCCTCGACCGCGCCGACGAGGGCGAGGCCTTCGTGCTCGGCGAGCGCATGCCGCGCCTGTCCGTGCTCGGCCGCGTCGGCTACATGGCCCAGTCGGACGCGCTCTACGGCGAGCTGACCGCGCGCGACAACCTGGTCTTCTTCGGCGGGCTGTACGGCCTCTCCGGCAAGCGGCTGCAGGAGCGGATGGAGGCGGTCATGAGCCTCGTCGACCTGCAGGCGCATCTGCGCAAGCCCGTCGCCGCCTACTCCGGCGGCATGAAGCGCCGCCTGTCGCTGGCGATCTCGCTGCTCCACGAGCCGGAGCTGCTGCTGCTCGACGAGCCGACGGTCGGCATCGATCCCGTGCTGCGCCAGTCGATCTGGCGAGAGCTGCTGCGGCTGCGCGAACGCGGCATGACGATCCTGCTGACGACGCATGTCATGGACGAGGCCGAGCGCTGCGACTCGCTCGCCTTCATCCGAGAGGGCCGCATGACGGCATCCGGCACGCCTGCCGAGCTGATGCAGCGCAGCGGAGCGCAGACGATCGAGCAAGCGTTCATCGTTCTCGGGGGAGGGGCCACCGCATGA